One window of the Sphaerochaeta associata genome contains the following:
- a CDS encoding peptidylprolyl isomerase: protein MEAKNLNDGVYAVLHTNKGDITLLLEHKKTPMTVANFVGLAEGALNVNGKNKPFYNNIKFHRVIENFMIQGGCPKGNGTGGPGYTFPDEFDDSLKHTGPGIMSMANAGPGTNGSQFFITHVATPWLDGKHSVFGHVVEGLDVVNAIEQGDSIKSVEIIRKGADAEAFVVSRETFTQYVLAAEENNQKREAKEKAKLEDEFKNRWPDAILTPSGLRYVVKKAGDGKKSPVHGQKVTVHYTGSLLDGRVFDSSVRRGSPAQFAIGEVIEGWNEALATMSAGEQRTLIIPPELGYGTMGYPGVIPPNSYLVFDVELIKF, encoded by the coding sequence ATGGAAGCCAAGAATCTGAATGACGGAGTGTATGCTGTCCTGCATACCAATAAAGGTGATATCACCCTGCTGCTTGAGCACAAGAAGACACCAATGACGGTTGCCAATTTTGTGGGCCTCGCAGAGGGTGCGCTCAATGTGAATGGGAAGAACAAGCCTTTTTACAATAATATCAAGTTTCACCGGGTAATCGAGAACTTTATGATCCAGGGTGGATGTCCCAAAGGAAATGGCACCGGGGGACCCGGTTATACCTTCCCCGATGAGTTTGATGACTCGCTCAAGCATACTGGTCCTGGCATTATGTCCATGGCAAACGCCGGGCCCGGAACAAATGGAAGTCAATTTTTCATCACACACGTTGCAACTCCCTGGCTCGACGGCAAGCATTCTGTGTTCGGTCATGTTGTGGAAGGCTTGGATGTGGTGAATGCCATTGAGCAGGGCGACAGCATCAAGAGCGTTGAGATCATTCGCAAGGGAGCGGATGCGGAGGCGTTTGTGGTAAGCAGGGAAACCTTCACCCAGTATGTACTCGCAGCCGAGGAGAACAACCAGAAGCGTGAGGCAAAAGAAAAGGCAAAGCTTGAGGATGAGTTTAAGAACCGCTGGCCTGATGCAATTCTCACTCCTTCGGGCCTTCGTTATGTAGTGAAGAAAGCTGGAGATGGAAAGAAGAGTCCTGTACATGGGCAGAAAGTAACGGTGCATTACACCGGATCCTTGCTTGATGGACGTGTGTTTGACAGCTCGGTGAGAAGAGGAAGCCCTGCACAGTTCGCAATCGGTGAGGTTATCGAAGGTTGGAATGAGGCTTTGGCGACCATGAGTGCAGGCGAGCAGCGGACCCTGATCATCCCCCCGGAGTTGGGGTATGGCACAATGGGGTATCCCGGTGTGATTCCTCCAAACTCTTACCTGGTGTTCGATGTTGAGTTGATTAAGTTTTAA
- a CDS encoding ParB/RepB/Spo0J family partition protein — MSQETTKKHGLGKGIGSLMQDYSFDSVLDTALGLSASKSDQEGHQRVLEVALENIRANPNQPRKDFNQESLEELAQSIKREGVLQPILVEEIAPGQYSIVAGERRYRASKLAGLSKVPVLVKDFTQMQRLEVSLIENIQRENLNPIEEAKAYAYLIQEAGITQEELAQRMGKNRSTISNSIRLLQLSSTMQQDLLHGKFSAGQARAILSVVNPADREILYRTVLEKDLSVRATEQLAAQFNMGKRAAYQAKKRRAKKNLAKSPDVIAVEDKFLHAVGSQVEIKGSLEKGKLEIPYTSSEELERLYQLLAPSQELFEV, encoded by the coding sequence TGGATTAGGAAAAGGAATCGGTTCCTTGATGCAGGATTACTCCTTCGATTCGGTTCTCGATACCGCCCTGGGTCTTTCAGCTTCAAAGTCTGATCAAGAAGGCCATCAGAGAGTTCTCGAAGTCGCCTTGGAGAATATCAGGGCCAATCCCAATCAACCGAGAAAGGATTTCAATCAGGAATCCTTGGAAGAGCTTGCTCAATCAATCAAGCGGGAAGGGGTATTGCAGCCTATTCTCGTTGAAGAGATTGCTCCTGGTCAATACAGCATTGTTGCTGGTGAACGACGGTATCGTGCTTCAAAGCTTGCCGGACTTAGCAAGGTTCCTGTATTGGTAAAAGACTTTACACAGATGCAACGCCTCGAGGTATCGCTCATTGAGAACATCCAGAGGGAGAATCTGAATCCCATTGAGGAAGCCAAAGCGTATGCATATCTGATACAGGAAGCGGGCATAACGCAGGAGGAACTTGCGCAGCGGATGGGAAAGAATCGATCGACCATCAGCAACAGCATCAGGCTGTTGCAGCTCAGTTCCACCATGCAGCAGGATCTTCTGCATGGAAAGTTTTCTGCAGGTCAGGCTCGGGCAATTCTCTCGGTAGTAAATCCTGCAGATAGGGAAATACTGTACCGTACGGTGCTTGAGAAAGACCTTTCTGTAAGAGCGACGGAACAATTGGCTGCTCAGTTCAACATGGGCAAACGTGCTGCATACCAGGCAAAGAAGCGGCGGGCAAAGAAAAATCTGGCAAAATCACCGGATGTCATTGCAGTAGAGGATAAGTTTTTACATGCAGTGGGGTCGCAGGTGGAGATAAAAGGTTCACTGGAAAAGGGAAAACTGGAAATTCCATATACAAGCAGTGAAGAGTTGGAACGATTGTATCAGCTGTTGGCACCCAGCCAAGAGTTGTTTGAAGTATAG